The genomic DNA GCGGTACGAGTTCCAACAACGCTGAAAGACCTTCTTGACGGCATCTCGGCGTTCGAGTCGAACTTGACGCTCTGCTGCGGGTTCAGTCTCGATAAACTTTTGAACCTTTGGAAGCCACTGTGGGGAGCCCTTTGGAAACTGGCGCATGTCCTGGACAGGGTAATTGGGCTTCAACTTGCTCCATTCGATCCGGTCTGCTgtgtcttcctcgtcgttTTGGTCCTTGTCATTGACGTTGTTATCGGTGTTATCGTCGAAGTAGTCATTCGGGGGGACATAATTAGGATCCCCACTACTGCCGGGCAGGAAATTGTCACCACTGCCATCGCCGTGATAGCTCTGGAAAGGGTCAATGACGTAGGAGTATTGGTATGATCTCTTgcggatggcgaggaagacgaatAGAAAGATGCCTGCAATCAAGAAGACATAGCTTCTATTCCTCGAAAAGAGCAGCATTGTGGCAGCTGTAGAGATCAACGGGCAGGATGGATACCACCCTGAATTTGGGATGGGCACCCCGTCCAGGTCGTTCCCAGCGAATCCAGGGACGACATGAATTAAGACTTtggcgggtggtgggggcaTTGGCGAACTGCCGGCTTGGCAGTGTAAGATACTGTAAATACGATGCGGACCACGTGGCAGCGCTGAGTGACAGTGGCCAACATACTGTTGTGGACACGCTGTGGCAGGGCTGTCGTGCAGGGATCTTTGTAATACCGTGTATTCGTAATAAGCTGGTGGGCGACTCGCCCACCACGTCGCTCTCCCGTCACTCACTGCCCTGCATCATCGAtgaaacatcaacaaccactcATCATGGCGTGAGTCACCGCCGACCAATGTCATCAGACAGCACGTTATAAAGGCAGCGGCTCATCCCTTGCAGTCACTTTGCGGTCATCGATGTTTTCTCCCTGCAGCTGCGACGGAAGGCCAAGTGGGGATGGAATGAGCTTCATTACTTTGACGCGTCAACTATGGCATCATTttaacaacaccaccatacCTTACGTCTGGCATCTCAAGCATTCACCACACCGTACCTGATCAAGCCCATCAAACCACCCAACACAATGGCGGACGGAGCATTCAACTTGAAGTACCGACCACCAACATAGCTGGTAGCTGTGATGACAACCCACCAGGGATCATCACCCAAACTGCGACCAGCCTGGAATCCTTGGTCAATATACCCCACCATGAAGATTCGATACACGGCCGTATAGATCAAGCCCACGGCGCCAGCGTTGATGCCTCTCAGCACAGATTTGACCCATCTCCTGTTCCTTGCCGCGCTCCAGAGTCCCATGGTGCCATGGACCAAGATCAAGCCTGGGCTGAAGATGGCAACCCAGGCAATCAAGGCGCCCGCAACAGAGCTGTGTCCGGCGTTGATGGCCGTCAAACTCCCGAGGAAGACAGCaatgttgaagttggggcCCGGGAAGGCTTGGATGAGGGCGAGACCGATCAAAAAATCGCGAGCGCTGACCCACCCTTCGGCAACAACGTACTCTCGCAGCAAAGGGATGACGACGGGTCCACCGCCAAAGATGATTGTGCCCGCAAGGTacatgttggagaagaggcgGTAGAGGATGGGAGGGCCGGGGTCGGGAAGAACACTGCGTAGTACCATGGCCACGATGaagctgaggaagaaggtCACGATAATCACTGTGCCAGTCTTCCATGACATGTTGAACCTCAGCTCCTGTGGCACAATGCGTGGTTCGTTCTCAGCAGTCGACCCCGACGGGCGCTCATTCTTATTGGCCTCATCTTCGCTGACTGGAAGTTCTGAGCTGGGCCCGGGTTGCGATGGCCCAAGTTCATGGGAatttcttgttgttgtggcACTGTTTTGAGGGCCAGCTTCGGGGTGCGTCGCCCTCTTTCGCTTCACCTTCCCCACCAGAGCTCCGAGTGGGCGATGGATCCAACGGTAGTCATTGACCAAGGTCGCAACACCTGACACAAGCATCAAGACGGGAAAGTACCACAGGGCGTTGTACAACatgccagcagcagcagtgacAAAGACAATTATCCTCGTCAATGGATCAGTGATGGCCTTCTGGGAcagctccaccgccgccagcgcAATCACGCCGACAGTAGCGGAGTTGAGGCCGGAGAGCAGCGCATACACGATTCGCGGCAGGTTCTCGTCAATGCTCGACACGCCGATGGAGAGGCCAAACATGCCGATGGCCCCCGGAAGACTCCAGAGCAGGAAGCTAAACAATGCCGCCATAAACCCGCCGTGGAGCAGGTTGATGCAGTAGAGCATTTTTGTGCTGGCGGGTCCTGACAGCGATTGCGAGATGCTGAAGATCTCCTGAAAGACCTGTTCATCGACCCATTTTGACTTTTGGACGAACTTTTCGTTGAACTGCGCGCCGGACAATGATAAGCAACTGGTCCTCGCTCCTGTTTTCTCtgcggttttttttttctttatacTCACAATCTTGAAGTGAACCGGTGGACCACCAAACGCAGTAACCCCGAGATGCCAATTGACCCGGAGGACCTTCCACCCGCGGCGGGCCAGCGCCCGGAGACGGCGGGGCAGTTCCCCCCTATTTTCACCGGCTCCAGTGGAGCTCATTTTTGGCTTTGTCGTCTTGAACCCCCAGACGCTCCAAAACAGTTGCGCAATTCGCCTTTTGCGACGACAAACTTTGAGGTATCGGAGACAGCAGAACGGCTTGTCTCACTCCAAATGGTGCGCGATTTGCatgaaggagggaaggacCCAGGAACTCGGGACAGGCACACGGCAGAGAATTGGGTGAGCTGCAACCTCCCTGCAGCTGAGGCGATGGTGCAATCCTCGGCGTCCATTTGTGGCGTTGTGTGCTAGCCGACTTTGGTGGTTTTGTCACCAGCTCTTTGTCTTCactagggttagggttgaaaCAACGTGGAAGCCCCCTTTCACGATTCAGGGGTTATTTTATCTAGacgatgagcttcttgacaCCGAACCTTTTTATATAGAGTAAGACATCAAACTTCACCTTATCCAAACTCAAtttgccaaccaccacagttGATTCTACCGCCTAGTCATCATACCACCAGTACCATGCGCAAGCAACGACGCCTGCCCCTTGGGAGACCTAtggaaggtgaaggagctGTCCGGTGCCTTTTTCACATCCGACATCACCGTGACTTCGGACTTTTCTGTGTTGTGGAAAATAGATACATTGCTGAGCAGAAAAACACGGTACCAGCGCCCGCGACAAGGCGCCATATGGTTCTTTCGTAACAAGTGTCTGTACACGTAGAGGAGTCAATTGATATATCACAAAcgcatcaacaacacccgcCGTAcagggttggtgaggtgCTGGGGGGCTATAAAagtcaccgtcaccaccggctCAGCTAGGGCCATCCGCTTTGCAGGCCAGACCTCCCAAGTTCAAGATGTATTTCCCTCAGACTGGGTTCATCTTCTCTTATTGTAGGTGTAGCAACCGAGGCAGGCTTTGTTATCTTGTCCTGCCTTTGCCCCGCCAAGTCGAGACCGAAGACAAGCCGGCCAACTACCTTGTCAATCAATGAGaggacatcaacaccgtTCCTCCTCGTGTAGCTTGGCAGAAATAACCTGTGAAGGATACGAAAAGCTCTCAAACCAAACGTCCCAAGTGAGCAACAATTTCCGCCCGTTCATGACCTTTAACCCTATTTTATTTTACGAGGGAGTATACAACGGCCCGACGCCCGCCGAACATTTGCATATATAACTTCCCCCATGATTATTCTTTCTTACCTTCATCCCATCTAAACCTTTACCTTCATTCCATCTGAGCTTTACCTTTACCTTATCTgagcccccttttcccccctcttaCTTAACTTTGAAAACCCCGCTCCCACAGGTCATGAGTCCTACCTGCTTTGCCTCCCCAGGAGGTCAGAAATAACGAGTCCGTATACAAATCAGACTCTTGGTCATCAAAATCGCCAGGTCTTTGGTGAATCACACACCACCTGCTGTTGAGgaccccaacctccttctgGGGTCCCTATCGATTTATCACCGTCAAGGTTCAACGGCTGGCGAGGCAGCATGACTTTGCTGTTCTTCTGATTCATTAGCCACGATGAGAATACGGTACTGCAGACGTATCAGGATATCCTACAGGCGAAGAGGGACGTGACGAGAAGTCGTTCACTGTGGCGTGTTCGATGTGGGTTGCTCCGTGGGTCAGGCAGAAATTGCTCCCAGGGCTCTGTCCTGGCCCACACCCACGGGCGTGAGGGTATATTGGTTTGGCCGGTTGGTTTGCTCTGTCTAGATACTCCCGGAATACATCATCAGTTCTTGTACGCTTCTTCCGTGTTGGTCGTACCACAGGTTATGATGCCCTTCTTGCGCGTCCTTGTTTGATCAAAGACAGTACGCCAGCTATTTTCATAGCGACCACGTCCGGCGGAAGGGCGGGTTTTCTTTCCATCGACCCTCCCCGATCATGACCACATTCACAGACGAGCTACAACGAGCGAGATGACCCGGTGGTGGCTTTCTCCAAGACGGACCATGGAGAACAACGCGACATCCCCAGACATGGATCCCAACTAGGAATAAAACCACACGGAAGCGATTCACGGTGTTCTTGCAGCAGACCAACGCGATGCCAGACAAGAAGGACTACCACGCCGAACAGGTAGCTTGCGAGTTGATATAGTCTTGGTCGCGGCCTTGGCCAACACCCCCGGTCACCGACCCTTATCATGAACTGTTCGTCAGTATCAACCTAGCATCGCATTTGGTCATGGAATTGCAGACCTCTTTCACCTTTCCGTCCCCCGTGAAAAGTGATAATATCGGGGACCCCGCTCAATAGAACCAATTCTTATTTTTGGATCGTGGGCCGAGACTAGAACATCGAGGAGTAGAAGCACGAATGGGGGAGAGCAGGGCGGTTACTTTTCCATAAGGTATCCAGGACGGCCGCTTGCTGCGAGGCATTTATACGGAGTGGATGTTGTCCAAGACTGTGGTAGGTTtcaaggggaaggggtttggCGGCTGATGGCAAGATTACCTGACATCAAACATCTCGATCCTTCTAACCTACCTACCTCGTGACCCAAGCCGTGATACTTTGCATGAGTTCTACCCGCGTCCGAGATAACCGCACGTGGAAATCAAAAAATCCCATCACTGCAGGCAATCAATTTTATCATTGTGGATGGTCCACGGATGAGGCCCGGCTGCCGTTACCCGGGCCGAGAGTTTGCCATTTGTAGCTTGATTTGTATTGGACAagtgtgtgtgagtgagtgtgACGATCCATTTTCCCAATCTGTACCCCCAGCACCGCCGCATCATGGCCTGGAGGGCGGCTGTGATGGCCCCGTCTTGATGATTGTTAATAATGCAGCTAAGGCCGAAGATCTGATATCACATTATGAAAAAGAGCTGTGGGAGTTGGAGATCTTTGTCTGCTATTCGTGTCGCTTTTGGTGAGGTGAAATAAGAAAAGTATACATGGGTGCCATGGAAGCCATGAAGTGTTTCCACATTCCTTCCAGTCCAGTGAAGAGATAGGCTGACTTTTTTCTTGACTAATGCGAGCCCTCTTCCAAATCAGTGATTGATATCAGAACAATATGTAGAGTTAACGATGTTGATCTTTGCCCATGTAATATCAAGATACAGCAAAGCAAGTCACGGTCAATCAACTACCTCCAAACCGGGAAAATGTCAATATAGATTGTGCCCAGCCTAGACAGGCGGGCCAATCATCCACGAAAACTCCAATGAATGAGGTGCGGGGTTGAATAGGCCGGAAATATGAGAGGAGTAAACGTTGTAGGCTGTTCAAAAGTAAATAAATTGATTGCATCGCGGCAACCCCCCTTTCGCGGCTACCATGGCCACCGGCAGTTGTGTTCAGATCACTGCCTCTAACTGACTTCCATAACAgttctctccatcatcataGAACTGAAACGGACCGAGATCCACTCGTTTGTTATTGCTGATCGATGAGATGCATCAAGGCATATGGGTGCTGCGGCGGTCCCAGTTTGTAGCCCTTGGCGGGCTGGCCCGATacaggggaggggaggacgtgGTATTTGAGCCTTCAATAAAGACTGCCATGGTGCTTCCAGATTTCCCTGACATATTTTGCTTCCCTTTGACTGTCAGGTGTTGTTGACTTCTTCACGCGTGTGCCAAGCTTACCCCTGAACCTTCGAGACACAAGGAGACAAAGACAAGATGCACTGGAGCTCCGCTGCAGCTCTTGCGCTGGTCGCTCCGGCGTCAGCCCTGCTTCGATTCGGCTGTTCTCAGTTGGTCGTTGAGCGAACCGATCCCCTCGTCAACCCCGGCGTGGCACCATCTCCGCATCTTCATCAGATTATCGGTGGTGTAAGACACTCCGTCAACAGAGCAAGAATACATACTGACACGTACCAGAATGCCTTCAATATTTCCATGGAAGCCGCTGCCGGTGATATCGCCAAGAAAGCGACTTGCACAACTTGCCAATTCTCCGAAGACTTTTCCAACTACTGGACAGCAGTGTTGTTCTTCAAGGCGAGAAATGGAAGCGTCCATCGAGTACCGCAGATTCCCAACGCTGGCTTCGAAGGTTCCAATGGTGGTATGACTGTGTATTATATGCAAGACGGCCTGGTTAACTACCAGCAAACTTCCAAGGTGACGGCGTTCAAAACTGGCTTCCGTATGCTCATCGGCGAGGCCATGTACCGCAACCGAGCCCAGGCATCCAAGTTCCGTCAAATCACCTACACATGCCTCAAGACTTTTGGCACACGCTATCCCGAGACAATGGATTTCCCCAAGGAGCCATGCAACTTCGGAATTATGTCCAACGTTCGTTTCCCAACCTGTTGGGACGGAAAGAATCTTGACTCTCCCGATCACATGGCGCACATGTCATATCCCGAGTCTGGAACCTTCGAAGGCGGTGGTCCTTGCCCAGCTTCGCACCCAGTGCGTGTGCCTCAGCTCATGTACGAGGTTATCTGGGACACAAGGCAGTTCAACAACAAGGACTTATGGCCCGAGGATGGGTCTCAGCCTTTCCTGTGGTCGATGGATGATTCGTAAGTTCTTCGGCCGGCCTAATGTGAATTGCACACAGCTGACATGTTGATAGGACTGGCTTCGGATCGCATGGTGACTACATGTTTGGCTGGTTGGACGACTCGCTACAGCGTGCCATGGACAGTCCCTGCTACGTCAACTGCCCGACTCTCAAGAGCCAGAGCATCTCGGCGATGAACCAGTGCTCGGTACCGACCGTGGTCGACGAGCCCATCAATGGCTGTAAGTGGAATCTCGTGAGCAGTTCCTGCGTTGCTTGATGGCAGCTGACAATTCTTTGACAGGGCTCAAAGCACTTCCCGGCGCTGCGGAGGAATCTTAGTCGATGTAGAGGATGCGGAGATAGAGGGGCTGCCGCAGCCTGGGTTCGGGCATTTTCCTGCAATATACGTCAGAAACAGAGTCAGAGACACTTTTTTACCATAATGAAGACCGAGTGCCCCCTATGTTTCGGGTGATGGACATCCCTGGTCTCAAAAGTGATGCCATATTGAACACGTTATTCCTGGTACAACATGGTGTTCTTTTGTTCCGAGAAGTTCTCGAGTGGTTCAAGCCTTGAGCATGGTTCCACAAAAGCCAGAGTTACCGACAAGCTGGCAGTGCAGTGCACGAGAACACAACGTTGCTGCTGCAGAAAAACGTGTGATTCTGTCCAAACGACGGGCTGGTGATGTCCGTACCCGAGGTGAGGTGGAAGACGAGAATAGAACAGAAGGGGCAAGATGCCTCAACGCCAGATCGAATCGACACCCAATTGCAGCCCAGGTCTGTGATGATCATTGCTGCAGCCTGAAGTGCTGTTAGCGACTGCAAGTAACCATGGTCTCCGACCCGGCAATGACTGACTCTTTCGATCCGCTGGTATCCGGTGAGCCGGCCCTTTTGACTACTCAATTCTTGGTTGTGGCgtgttgaaggagagcaGCTTTCCATGGTCGACCGCGCACTccgtggttgatgatgcccTGGCGGAGACCGCGGTGGGCATCCAGCGCAACGTAGCACCGGCAATGGCCGTGGGTTGCCCCACCCCCTCGGGCGCACCCCACCGCTGGCGATGGCCTGGCATCCGGCTGCGGCACAGCAGCTTTTGTGGAATTCAGCGCGGTTGCAACAGTGACGTCTTGTGACGATGGGCCGGCCACTGGAATACGAAGTTCTTCAATCTACAATGTTTGCATCCGCTGTCACATCTATGCAAGAGCGGATAACTACACACTCGTTCTTTGGGCCCTTTTCTCCAATCACACTGAGCTTCTAGCCAGGTCCCACAGTTCACCGACTTCTGGCATTACACTACACACGAGAAGATCTGCAGCCTCAAGGCCGCTTAGGGAACCTCGCGCCCCTTGCCTCGTTTGTGCAAATCCCATGGCGCAGCTCTATTGACGGCCTGCCACTCCGAGCAACCGGGTCCATGATGCCGAGGTGGAATTgacggtgagggaggggaagcttGGAACTTGGAACGGAATATAAGCCGGACATATTCCCGGCCAGAGCCAAATATTCAGAACCAACATTCCAGTCACTTCAAGTGGATCAAAACACCATCACAGATTCAGTCACCATATttctcaaccttctcaaCTCActctcaacaccacaccacaccacacatACCATTTAACTTCGCTCCAAAATGCATCTCACTTCCGTCCTCTCCCTTGCGGcactccccttcctcacctcggcctcccccatctccaccaggCAAACGACCTCAAACGGGACCTCTtgctccaacacctccttcaAGGACTTCCAATGGCAGGCATCCAACTTTGACTTTCACGCCTCATTCATCTTTAGCACCCCCGCACACCAAAACTCCTGGGGCTACGCCTCCTTCGacctcttcaaccccgccGATAAGAGCACAGTTCAATGTTCTGCCGCTAGCAACCAGATCAATGACTTCTTCTACGGCACCATTCAATACAGCTGCAACGACACCCTCCGCGGAGGCTCCACTAAGTTTGACTTCAACAGGCCTTCCGGCGAGTTGAGAGTGGAACAGAGCTGGACCTGCAGAGACCAGGACCCGCAGTACCCGTAAGCCGTTGCCATTTTGCACATTGACTTGGGTTAATTGACTTCTAACATGGATAAACAGCATCACATTCACTGCCAAGGGCTCAGCAAACGTCACCCTCG from Podospora pseudoanserina strain CBS 124.78 chromosome 2, whole genome shotgun sequence includes the following:
- a CDS encoding hypothetical protein (EggNog:ENOG503P0EN; COG:S), which gives rise to MHWSSAAALALVAPASALLRFGCSQLVVERTDPLVNPGVAPSPHLHQIIGGVRHSVNRARIHTDTYQNAFNISMEAAAGDIAKKATCTTCQFSEDFSNYWTAVLFFKARNGSVHRVPQIPNAGFEGSNGGMTVYYMQDGLVNYQQTSKVTAFKTGFRMLIGEAMYRNRAQASKFRQITYTCLKTFGTRYPETMDFPKEPCNFGIMSNVRFPTCWDGKNLDSPDHMAHMSYPESGTFEGGGPCPASHPVRVPQLMYEVIWDTRQFNNKDLWPEDGSQPFLTGFGSHGDYMFGWLDDSLQRAMDSPCYVNCPTLKSQSISAMNQCSVPTVVDEPINGWLKALPGAAEES
- a CDS encoding hypothetical protein (EggNog:ENOG503NXET; COG:P) — protein: MSSTGAGENRGELPRRLRALARRGWKVLRVNWHLGVTAFGGPPVHFKIFNEKFVQKSKWVDEQVFQEIFSISQSLSGPASTKMLYCINLLHGGFMAALFSFLLWSLPGAIGMFGLSIGVSSIDENLPRIVYALLSGLNSATVGVIALAAVELSQKAITDPLTRIIVFVTAAAGMLYNALWYFPVLMLVSGVATLVNDYRWIHRPLGALVGKVKRKRATHPEAGPQNSATTTRNSHELGPSQPGPSSELPVSEDEANKNERPSGSTAENEPRIVPQELRFNMSWKTGTVIIVTFFLSFIVAMVLRSVLPDPGPPILYRLFSNMYLAGTIIFGGGPVVIPLLREYVVAEGWVSARDFLIGLALIQAFPGPNFNIAVFLGSLTAINAGHSSVAGALIAWVAIFSPGLILVHGTMGLWSAARNRRWVKSVLRGINAGAVGLIYTAVYRIFMVGYIDQGFQAGRSLGDDPWWVVITATSYVGGRYFKLNAPSAIVLGGLMGLIRYGVVNA
- a CDS encoding hypothetical protein (EggNog:ENOG503PDKN; COG:S), giving the protein MHLTSVLSLAALPFLTSASPISTRQTTSNGTSCSNTSFKDFQWQASNFDFHASFIFSTPAHQNSWGYASFDLFNPADKSTVQCSAASNQINDFFYGTIQYSCNDTLRGGSTKFDFNRPSGELRVEQSWTCRDQDPQYPITFTAKGSANVTLGCTEDFYQNANWTMGDIYSRRTITCGKVDSAVVPYEISAIA